One stretch of Schlesneria sp. DSM 10557 DNA includes these proteins:
- a CDS encoding PQQ-binding-like beta-propeller repeat protein gives MDMAARSHSSFWAPVALFVLAASGHFSSAEDWSQFRGPNGSGTDSKADLPREWSATKNLRWKYELPGPGSSSPVIHGDRVYVTSYTGYGLPGEEGGDIQRLTRHVTCLDRDQGSLVWSQTVAGTLPEDPFQGYISEHGYASSTPVTDGERVFCFFGKAGVVAFDRDGKLLWQTLVGSESSIRRWGSGASLILYENLVIVNAAEESRSLRALDQSTGSEVWKVESEALELAYGTPGLVKLSESRTDLVMALPGEAWGIDPRTGEKRWHLDHDLTGTICPSVITNGQTIYIFGGFRSAGSLAIKIDPVDEAATPEILWTSRSSSYVATPVLFEDHLYWIDDRGQAFCINATTGDQIYRERVAEFEAGGRPVYASPVVAAGRIYVQCRWAGMLVLDARPEYELLARNQFNDDESDFNATPAIVNAQLFVRSNRSLYCIGKGQK, from the coding sequence ATGGATATGGCCGCACGCAGCCACAGTTCTTTTTGGGCTCCTGTCGCCCTGTTCGTTCTCGCCGCCAGCGGCCACTTTTCCAGCGCTGAGGACTGGTCCCAGTTTCGCGGCCCAAATGGCTCTGGAACGGACAGCAAGGCGGATCTTCCGCGGGAGTGGAGCGCGACCAAAAACCTTCGCTGGAAGTACGAGCTTCCGGGACCCGGATCGTCCAGTCCCGTCATTCATGGCGACCGAGTCTATGTGACGAGTTACACAGGTTACGGGCTTCCGGGAGAAGAAGGCGGCGACATTCAACGGTTGACGCGTCACGTGACATGTCTCGATCGCGACCAGGGAAGTCTGGTCTGGAGTCAGACCGTGGCCGGCACACTGCCGGAAGATCCTTTTCAGGGCTACATCTCTGAACATGGTTACGCCAGTAGCACTCCGGTCACCGACGGCGAACGGGTGTTCTGCTTCTTTGGCAAGGCAGGTGTTGTCGCCTTCGATCGCGACGGGAAGTTGCTTTGGCAGACCCTTGTCGGAAGTGAATCAAGCATTCGCCGCTGGGGATCGGGGGCAAGTCTCATCCTCTACGAGAATCTTGTCATCGTGAACGCCGCTGAAGAGAGTCGTTCCCTGCGAGCCCTGGATCAGTCGACCGGCAGTGAAGTCTGGAAGGTCGAAAGTGAAGCGCTGGAGCTTGCCTACGGCACGCCGGGGCTGGTGAAGTTGAGCGAGTCGCGGACAGACCTGGTGATGGCCCTCCCTGGAGAGGCATGGGGGATCGATCCCAGGACGGGTGAGAAACGCTGGCACCTTGATCACGATTTGACAGGAACCATCTGCCCCAGTGTCATCACGAACGGACAGACCATTTACATCTTCGGTGGCTTTCGATCCGCGGGAAGTCTCGCAATCAAGATTGATCCCGTTGACGAAGCGGCGACGCCTGAAATTCTGTGGACCAGTCGCAGCAGTTCCTACGTCGCGACACCAGTCCTGTTTGAAGATCATCTCTACTGGATCGACGATCGGGGTCAGGCATTTTGTATCAACGCAACGACGGGAGATCAGATCTATCGCGAGCGTGTGGCGGAATTCGAAGCGGGGGGGCGGCCAGTCTATGCGTCACCAGTCGTCGCGGCGGGACGAATTTACGTTCAGTGCCGTTGGGCGGGAATGCTGGTGCTCGATGCCAGGCCGGAATACGAGCTACTGGCCCGGAATCAGTTCAACGATGATGAGAGTGACTTCAACGCCACGCCAGCCATCGTGAACGCTCAACTCTTCGTTCGTTCAAACAGATCTCTTTACTGCATCGGCAAGGGACAGAAATAG